In one Agathobacter rectalis ATCC 33656 genomic region, the following are encoded:
- a CDS encoding sensor histidine kinase gives MSLYQDRQIKGFLLFLTLFALLFVGTATVLTIYQVNDAEVLWLKHDEAVSSSLLEQGVPKEVVAVAFTNTDISDDGRSLLAAAGLGKQSESSMRPYFNQFQRSAFCAMLCTVLFFLFVLAIGIFIFFWKRKRLYQQVDRILLNYINGDYSCHLPQNYEGAIYQVFSSIEQLATMLQSKNETERKAKEFLKDTISDISHQLKTPLAALTMYQEIIESEPENAETVKQFAAKMGISLKRMEQLILSMLKITRLDTGNIIFEKKSCRVSELIAHSVNDLTTRAKSESKQIQIDGDGEQQLICDMEWTGEAIGNIVKNALDHTQAGGIVRITWERTPAMFRIFISDNGNGIVPEDIYHIFKRFYRSKHSLDTQGIGLGLPLAKSIIEGQNGVISVQSEVGKGTLFTLSFLTDL, from the coding sequence ATGAGTTTGTACCAAGATAGACAGATTAAAGGGTTCCTGCTATTTTTGACTTTGTTTGCTCTGCTGTTTGTAGGTACAGCAACCGTTTTGACTATTTATCAGGTGAACGATGCGGAAGTCCTATGGCTCAAACATGATGAAGCGGTTTCATCCTCACTTTTGGAACAGGGTGTTCCGAAAGAAGTGGTTGCAGTTGCCTTTACGAACACAGACATCAGTGACGATGGTAGGTCATTATTAGCGGCTGCGGGTTTGGGAAAACAGTCAGAAAGCAGTATGCGGCCTTATTTCAATCAATTTCAGCGTTCCGCTTTCTGCGCCATGCTATGCACTGTGCTATTTTTTCTCTTTGTGCTTGCCATAGGAATATTTATTTTTTTCTGGAAAAGGAAGCGATTGTATCAACAGGTCGACAGAATATTGCTAAATTACATCAACGGGGATTACTCTTGTCATTTACCGCAGAATTATGAGGGGGCTATCTACCAAGTGTTTTCTTCGATAGAACAGCTTGCAACTATGCTCCAATCCAAAAATGAAACAGAACGTAAAGCAAAAGAGTTTTTGAAAGACACCATATCCGATATATCTCACCAGCTCAAAACGCCTCTGGCAGCCCTCACTATGTATCAGGAGATCATTGAAAGTGAGCCAGAAAATGCAGAAACGGTCAAACAGTTTGCGGCGAAGATGGGTATTTCTCTAAAGCGTATGGAGCAGTTAATCTTATCCATGTTGAAGATAACCCGACTGGATACGGGAAACATCATTTTTGAGAAAAAAAGTTGCCGTGTGTCCGAGCTGATAGCTCATTCAGTCAATGACCTAACCACCAGGGCTAAAAGCGAAAGCAAGCAGATTCAGATAGATGGCGATGGTGAACAGCAGCTTATTTGTGACATGGAATGGACAGGTGAAGCGATTGGAAACATTGTAAAAAATGCACTGGATCACACGCAAGCTGGCGGTATTGTCCGTATTACATGGGAGCGCACTCCTGCTATGTTTCGGATTTTTATTTCTGATAATGGTAACGGCATAGTCCCGGAAGATATTTACCATATCTTTAAACGCTTTTATCGCAGCAAACATTCCCTTGATACACAAGGAATCGGGCTGGGGCTTCCCCTTGCCAAGTCCATTATTGAGGGTCAAAACGGTGTTATCTCCGTACAAAGTGAAGTCGGAAAAGGTACGCTGTTTACACTATCTTTCCTTACGGATCTGTAA
- a CDS encoding ABC transporter ATP-binding protein — protein sequence MEILKVQDLCKTYGKGEAKVEALKKVSFSLDKGEFAAVVGESGSGKSTLLNCIGALDTPTSGHIWIDEQDLFSMKEEQRTIFRRRNIGFIFQSFQLVSELNVEQNIMFPLLLDYRKPDPAAVEEILELLGLTERRHHLPSQLSGGQQQRVAIGRALITKPKLILADEPTGNLDSKNSQDVIALLTQASRRYQQTILMITHNKDLTASVDRVFRVSDGVLTDLGGKTNEALS from the coding sequence ATGGAAATATTGAAAGTACAAGATTTATGTAAAACTTATGGCAAGGGTGAGGCGAAAGTCGAAGCGTTGAAGAAGGTTTCCTTCTCCCTGGATAAAGGCGAATTTGCTGCCGTTGTGGGTGAATCCGGTTCTGGCAAAAGCACATTACTGAACTGTATTGGAGCTTTGGATACCCCTACTTCCGGCCACATTTGGATTGATGAACAAGACCTGTTTTCCATGAAAGAGGAACAGCGCACGATTTTCCGCCGTCGTAATATCGGCTTTATCTTCCAATCCTTTCAGTTGGTTTCCGAGCTGAATGTGGAGCAGAATATCATGTTTCCGCTTCTTTTGGACTATCGCAAACCAGACCCGGCAGCAGTAGAAGAAATTTTGGAACTCTTGGGACTTACCGAGCGTCGACATCACCTGCCGAGCCAACTATCCGGCGGACAGCAGCAGCGTGTTGCCATTGGCCGGGCGTTAATCACAAAGCCCAAACTGATTCTGGCAGATGAACCTACTGGCAATCTGGACAGCAAGAATAGTCAGGATGTTATCGCCCTGCTTACGCAGGCGTCCCGTCGCTATCAGCAAACAATCCTGATGATTACCCACAATAAGGATTTGACTGCATCCGTTGATCGGGTGTTCCGGGTATCAGATGGCGTTTTGACGGATTTGGGAGGAAAAACAAATGAAGCATTATCTTGA
- a CDS encoding ABC transporter permease, with protein MKHYLDLVPISAKIHKKQSRMSIFCIVLAVFLVTTIFGMADMFIRSQILQAQQESGNWHIAIKNISNEEAAIIASRPDIEVFSPYGVLNYRGDLGYTLGGKDVAICGCDESYITEIWTDQLEEGVFPQTSNEALVTENAKQIMGVAIGDPIAVETPDGDKLNFTISGFMNNTASIMSGDSYGIILNTEDYCAIYPNVSDGEPNDYGIMFFTQFANTRNIQGKIADLKEQCNLSNEQISSNNNLLGLLGQSRVPFLLQVYLAAAVLFVLVMLAGIMMIASSLNSNVAQRTEFFGLMRCIGATPKQIMRLIRKEALSWCRLAIPVGISIGIVVIWVLCAILRFLSPEFFKAMSTFGFSVPSILAGIVVGLVTVLFAAYSPAKKAAKVSPLAAVSGNANDLEPARNAANTQLLKIDTALGIYHAKANRKNLFLMTSSFALSIILFLSFSVTVEFMQHTLTPLQPWTADLSIISPDNACAIDKALLDDLKENPVVDLAYGRKFAYEVPSVTNGIEKKMDLISYEQYQFDWAKDYLLEGSLESVQTDLGTGLIVYNSQNTIQIGDTVSLNTNGQSKEIQIVGMLSDCPFYSAAGVGTIICSEDTFEQITGESKYTVIDVQLVKGTTDEDVYVIRQMVDSSFTFADERMGNSSTMGTYYCFWLFIYGFLVLIAMITIFNIINSISMSVSARLKQYGAFRAIGVSMGQLSKMIVAEAFTYTIIGGVVGTVLGLFCNKLLFGMLISYRWGDAWTPPLPEVAVILLIVVSSVILAVHGPIKRIRNMSIVDTISAQ; from the coding sequence ATGAAGCATTATCTTGACCTTGTTCCCATATCCGCAAAAATCCACAAGAAGCAAAGCAGAATGTCTATTTTCTGCATTGTGCTGGCGGTATTTCTGGTTACAACTATTTTTGGAATGGCAGATATGTTCATCCGCAGCCAGATTTTGCAGGCACAGCAGGAGTCTGGGAATTGGCATATTGCCATTAAGAATATCAGCAATGAAGAAGCAGCAATTATTGCTTCACGCCCTGATATTGAAGTATTTTCACCGTATGGCGTACTCAATTATCGTGGAGATTTAGGCTACACTTTGGGTGGAAAAGATGTAGCGATATGCGGTTGTGATGAAAGCTATATAACTGAAATCTGGACTGACCAACTTGAAGAAGGTGTTTTTCCACAGACAAGTAATGAAGCGTTGGTGACTGAAAATGCAAAGCAGATAATGGGTGTTGCGATTGGTGATCCCATTGCCGTAGAAACTCCTGATGGCGATAAACTGAATTTTACCATATCAGGATTTATGAATAATACCGCCTCGATCATGAGTGGCGACTCCTACGGCATCATTTTGAACACAGAGGATTACTGCGCGATTTATCCGAATGTATCAGACGGGGAGCCGAATGATTACGGCATTATGTTTTTTACTCAATTTGCAAACACAAGAAATATACAAGGGAAAATTGCAGATTTGAAAGAACAATGCAATTTATCGAATGAACAAATATCTTCCAACAACAATCTGCTTGGATTGCTTGGACAAAGCCGCGTTCCCTTTTTGTTACAGGTTTACTTGGCTGCGGCTGTATTGTTTGTACTGGTAATGTTAGCTGGTATTATGATGATTGCAAGCAGCCTGAACAGCAATGTAGCCCAGCGTACCGAATTTTTCGGCCTTATGCGCTGTATCGGTGCAACACCAAAACAGATTATGCGCTTAATACGGAAAGAGGCGCTTAGTTGGTGCCGTTTGGCAATCCCTGTGGGTATTTCCATCGGTATAGTTGTCATTTGGGTCTTATGTGCGATTTTGCGTTTCCTAAGTCCGGAATTTTTCAAAGCGATGTCTACATTCGGATTTAGCGTACCAAGTATTCTTGCAGGAATCGTTGTGGGCTTGGTAACGGTTTTGTTCGCTGCCTATTCTCCGGCAAAGAAAGCAGCAAAAGTATCTCCGTTGGCAGCGGTTTCCGGTAATGCAAACGACTTGGAGCCTGCAAGAAATGCTGCTAATACACAACTGCTTAAGATTGATACAGCACTTGGAATTTATCATGCAAAAGCAAATCGGAAAAATCTGTTTTTGATGACAAGCTCATTTGCTCTCAGTATTATCCTTTTCCTTTCATTCTCTGTAACAGTTGAGTTCATGCAGCATACCTTAACACCGCTCCAACCTTGGACAGCAGATTTATCTATCATAAGCCCTGATAACGCCTGTGCTATTGACAAAGCATTACTTGATGATCTAAAGGAAAATCCTGTTGTGGATTTAGCGTATGGAAGAAAATTTGCATACGAGGTTCCGTCTGTCACAAACGGTATTGAAAAAAAGATGGATTTAATCTCTTATGAGCAGTATCAATTTGATTGGGCAAAGGACTATTTATTAGAGGGTTCTCTGGAATCTGTGCAAACTGATTTAGGGACGGGCTTAATTGTTTATAATTCGCAGAACACAATACAAATAGGCGATACTGTATCGTTGAATACAAACGGACAAAGTAAAGAAATCCAAATCGTGGGAATGTTGTCCGACTGTCCGTTTTACAGTGCCGCCGGTGTTGGAACAATTATTTGTTCAGAGGATACATTTGAACAAATTACTGGCGAGTCGAAATATACGGTTATTGATGTGCAGTTAGTGAAAGGCACAACAGACGAAGATGTTTATGTGATCCGCCAAATGGTAGATTCCTCATTTACTTTCGCTGATGAACGCATGGGTAACAGCAGTACCATGGGAACTTACTATTGTTTTTGGCTGTTCATCTATGGATTCCTCGTCCTAATTGCAATGATTACAATTTTTAACATAATCAATAGTATTTCCATGAGTGTGTCTGCACGGTTGAAACAGTATGGCGCTTTCCGTGCTATCGGCGTTAGCATGGGACAGCTAAGTAAAATGATTGTTGCAGAAGCCTTCACCTATACCATAATCGGCGGTGTAGTTGGTACGGTGTTGGGACTGTTTTGTAACAAGCTATTGTTTGGAATGTTGATAAGTTATAGATGGGGGGATGCTTGGACTCCTCCATTACCAGAGGTAGCTGTTATTCTGTTGATTGTCGTAAGCTCTGTAATTCTGGCTGTGCATGGGCCAATCAAGAGAATACGCAATATGTCCATTGTTGATACAATCAGCGCACAGTAA
- a CDS encoding metallophosphoesterase: MKKILSTRVLVKICVLTTILLVLIIYTIWGNSALMVSMVNISSDRIASAFSNFRIAQVSDLHNAEFGESNTELIELLSEHEPDIIVITGDLIDAGHTDIEIAFDFIKQAVQIAPVYFVTGNHEANFSHYDQFKTGLEASGVTVLEDEAIQLVHNNEMITLIGLSDSDFTIKGDMFNEAPAMVNTKLNSLIDDENSYTILLSHRPELFETYVCCGVDLVLCGHAHGGQFRLPFIGGLVAPNQGLFPKYDSGLYTDEKTNMVVSRGLGNSIIPFRFNNRPEVVLVELNTE; this comes from the coding sequence ATGAAAAAAATCCTTTCCACCAGAGTATTGGTGAAGATTTGTGTATTAACAACTATACTGCTGGTTTTGATAATCTATACTATATGGGGCAATTCAGCATTGATGGTAAGTATGGTTAATATCTCCAGCGATCGCATAGCATCTGCCTTTTCTAATTTTCGGATTGCACAAGTGTCCGACTTGCATAATGCTGAATTTGGAGAAAGCAATACAGAATTGATAGAATTGCTGTCTGAACACGAACCGGATATTATTGTGATAACTGGAGATTTAATCGATGCTGGACATACAGACATTGAGATTGCGTTTGATTTTATAAAACAAGCTGTTCAAATAGCCCCTGTCTACTTTGTAACTGGAAACCACGAAGCTAACTTCTCACATTATGATCAATTCAAAACAGGGCTTGAAGCGTCTGGCGTAACTGTCCTTGAAGATGAAGCAATACAGTTAGTGCATAACAACGAAATGATTACCCTTATCGGGCTTTCTGATTCTGACTTTACGATTAAGGGCGATATGTTTAATGAAGCGCCAGCCATGGTCAACACAAAATTGAATAGCCTTATTGATGACGAAAACAGTTACACTATACTGCTATCACATCGGCCAGAGTTATTTGAAACCTATGTATGCTGTGGTGTTGATTTGGTTTTATGTGGTCATGCACACGGAGGGCAGTTTCGATTACCTTTTATTGGGGGGCTCGTTGCCCCCAATCAAGGACTGTTTCCTAAATATGATTCCGGCCTTTATACAGACGAAAAGACAAATATGGTTGTTAGCCGCGGCCTTGGAAATAGTATTATTCCATTCCGATTTAATAATCGTCCAGAGGTTGTATTAGTAGAACTTAACACCGAATAA
- a CDS encoding RNA polymerase sigma factor yields the protein MAIINLRDYYPFYTSDCFMEVSEEVAEMFKEFDRKEAAYRLRTYRHKAYYSLDRDDGLEHEAVFVALSPHELYERKVTMQELHAAIANLPNKQAKRIYAHFILGMTKQDIARAEGVHEKVVRVAIERGLRRLEKILKNSL from the coding sequence ATGGCTATTATCAATTTGCGGGACTATTACCCATTCTATACATCGGATTGCTTCATGGAAGTATCGGAAGAAGTTGCAGAAATGTTCAAAGAGTTTGATCGTAAAGAGGCTGCCTACCGGCTGCGTACATACCGCCACAAAGCCTACTATTCCCTTGATCGGGATGACGGGCTGGAGCATGAAGCTGTCTTTGTTGCCTTATCTCCCCATGAACTGTATGAGCGGAAAGTGACCATGCAGGAACTTCACGCAGCGATTGCCAATCTGCCGAACAAACAGGCAAAACGGATTTATGCTCATTTCATTCTCGGCATGACCAAACAGGACATTGCCCGGGCAGAGGGCGTCCATGAAAAAGTGGTTCGTGTCGCAATCGAGCGAGGTCTGCGGCGCTTAGAAAAAATTTTGAAAAATTCTTTGTAA
- a CDS encoding recombinase family protein, whose protein sequence is MEFIREDCIYARQSVDRKDSISIESQIDFCKYELKGGSCRVFKDKGYSGKNTDRPEFQKLLGEIRKGKVRRVIVYKLDRISRSILDFATMMELFQEYDVEFVSSTEKFDTSTPMGRAMLNICIVFAQLERETIQKRVTDAYYSRCLKGFHMSGQAPYGYQLEPTVVEGIRTKKMVADPVAADHVRLMFEMYAEPETSFGDITRYFEEHDIKIYGKSMFRTFLSQLLRNPVYAQADLELYEFFKSQGAAIINDASDFAGTNGCYLYQGRDVKEDKDRCLKDQILVIAPHEALISSDTWLKCRKKLMANTTFQQGRKPKNTWLAGKIKCGHCGYALKATHVPNSTGYFRCTKRTENKGCPGCGKIRKEEFEQFIFSAMQEKFKDFQILHGREEKVNPKLTTYQVELAQVEAEIEKLLDTLTGANATLLAYANKKIEELDTRRQTISKAIAELSVETISPQQIKKLSYYLDNWESIDFDDKRKAADGLISTIKATSDRVQIEWKI, encoded by the coding sequence ATGGAATTTATCAGAGAAGATTGTATTTACGCAAGACAGTCAGTAGACCGCAAGGACAGTATCAGCATTGAAAGTCAGATCGACTTTTGCAAGTATGAATTGAAAGGTGGTAGCTGCCGGGTATTCAAGGACAAAGGCTATTCCGGTAAAAATACGGACAGGCCGGAGTTTCAAAAGCTGCTGGGCGAGATCCGCAAGGGAAAGGTCAGGCGGGTCATCGTGTATAAACTGGACCGTATAAGCCGCTCTATTCTGGACTTTGCAACGATGATGGAGCTGTTTCAAGAGTATGATGTGGAGTTTGTATCATCCACAGAAAAGTTTGATACTTCGACCCCGATGGGCCGGGCCATGCTGAATATCTGCATTGTATTCGCCCAGCTTGAACGTGAGACAATTCAGAAGCGTGTCACAGACGCCTACTATTCACGGTGCCTGAAAGGCTTTCACATGAGCGGACAGGCACCATACGGTTATCAGTTAGAGCCTACTGTGGTAGAGGGTATCCGCACAAAGAAAATGGTTGCCGACCCCGTAGCCGCCGACCATGTTCGGCTGATGTTTGAAATGTACGCTGAACCGGAAACCTCCTTCGGAGATATTACCCGATACTTCGAGGAACATGACATAAAAATTTATGGCAAATCCATGTTCCGTACATTTCTTTCCCAGCTTTTAAGAAACCCCGTTTACGCACAGGCCGATTTGGAGCTGTACGAATTTTTCAAAAGCCAGGGCGCAGCGATTATCAATGACGCTTCTGACTTTGCCGGAACAAACGGCTGCTATCTTTATCAGGGACGGGATGTGAAGGAGGACAAGGACAGGTGCTTAAAAGACCAGATACTTGTTATCGCTCCCCACGAAGCACTCATTTCCTCTGACACATGGCTGAAATGCCGGAAAAAGCTCATGGCAAATACCACCTTCCAGCAGGGGCGGAAACCGAAAAATACTTGGCTGGCCGGAAAAATCAAATGCGGGCATTGTGGGTATGCGCTGAAAGCCACCCATGTACCAAACAGTACAGGCTATTTCCGCTGCACCAAACGGACGGAAAACAAAGGCTGTCCGGGCTGCGGGAAAATCCGCAAAGAAGAATTTGAGCAATTCATTTTCTCGGCCATGCAGGAGAAGTTCAAAGACTTTCAGATACTCCACGGCAGGGAGGAAAAAGTCAATCCGAAGCTGACCACCTATCAAGTGGAGCTGGCACAGGTGGAGGCAGAAATTGAAAAGCTGCTGGATACGCTGACCGGAGCCAATGCGACCTTGCTTGCCTATGCCAACAAAAAAATTGAAGAACTGGACACCCGACGCCAGACCATTTCAAAGGCAATCGCCGAATTGAGCGTTGAAACCATATCGCCCCAGCAGATAAAGAAGTTGTCCTATTATCTCGACAACTGGGAGAGCATAGATTTTGACGACAAAAGAAAAGCCGCCGATGGTTTGATCTCTACGATCAAGGCCACCAGCGACCGTGTTCAGATAGAGTGGAAAATCTGA
- a CDS encoding IS30 family transposase: MSKYIPGNQKHLSLEDRIYIENELNKGETFKNIARFLCKDPTTISKEVRAHRLSDWYHKGTFYNAHNFCIHRFHCRKTNVCGKIILCDVKCTSCPTCNQTCKDFVKEQCKRLDKAPYVCNGCTKKINHCTIAQKYRYDARFADRKYREKLSGSRAGINMTKHELRKKDGIVSPLIEQGQSPYQIITNHPELDMSVRSLYTYLDQGLFTARNIDLKRKPGFKPRKCHKTQITNRTVFEKRLFSDFSELQLSSFVEMDTVHSSRESNKTLLTFFFTKEKLFLAFLLNRCTKGAVRLIFDRLEKRMGTYEFLSVFEYILTDRGSEFGDPVALETGLDEIQRTSIYYCDPMRSGQKGGLEQAHTMLRMVLPKGTSFEFLTQWDVNLIVNHINSTPRESLNGSTPYDAALETLGKETLNAFQLKRIDPDLVNLTPKLIRFNH; the protein is encoded by the coding sequence ATGAGTAAATATATTCCAGGAAACCAGAAGCACCTTTCCCTTGAAGACCGTATCTATATCGAAAACGAACTGAACAAGGGAGAAACCTTTAAGAACATTGCCCGCTTTCTTTGCAAGGATCCAACAACCATTTCCAAAGAAGTAAGGGCTCACCGTCTATCCGACTGGTATCACAAAGGTACTTTCTATAATGCCCATAACTTTTGTATTCATCGCTTCCATTGCCGGAAAACCAATGTCTGCGGAAAAATCATTCTCTGCGATGTAAAATGCACTTCCTGCCCCACCTGTAATCAAACTTGCAAGGATTTTGTGAAGGAACAGTGCAAAAGACTGGATAAGGCGCCCTATGTCTGTAATGGCTGCACAAAAAAGATAAATCATTGCACCATCGCCCAGAAATACAGATACGATGCACGTTTTGCTGATAGAAAATACCGTGAAAAGCTTTCCGGTTCCAGAGCCGGTATAAACATGACAAAACATGAATTACGCAAAAAGGATGGCATTGTTTCTCCTTTAATCGAGCAGGGACAATCTCCATATCAAATCATTACCAATCATCCAGAACTGGATATGTCAGTCCGTTCCTTGTACACCTATCTGGATCAAGGTCTGTTTACAGCCAGAAACATTGATTTAAAACGTAAGCCCGGCTTCAAGCCACGAAAGTGCCATAAAACACAGATTACAAACAGAACCGTCTTCGAGAAAAGGTTATTCAGTGATTTTAGTGAGCTGCAGTTATCCTCTTTTGTAGAAATGGATACGGTACACTCATCCAGAGAATCCAACAAGACGTTACTGACCTTTTTCTTCACTAAGGAAAAGCTGTTCCTTGCCTTTCTCCTGAATCGTTGTACTAAAGGCGCTGTCCGGCTTATTTTTGACCGTTTAGAAAAACGTATGGGCACCTATGAGTTCTTATCTGTCTTTGAATATATCTTGACAGACAGAGGTTCAGAATTCGGAGATCCTGTCGCTCTTGAAACAGGACTGGATGAAATTCAGCGTACCAGCATCTACTATTGTGATCCCATGCGTAGCGGACAAAAAGGAGGTCTTGAGCAAGCTCACACCATGCTTCGCATGGTGCTTCCCAAAGGAACTAGTTTTGAATTTTTGACACAATGGGATGTGAATCTAATCGTGAATCACATCAACTCCACTCCAAGGGAAAGTCTTAATGGAAGCACGCCTTATGACGCCGCATTAGAGACACTCGGAAAAGAAACCCTAAACGCATTTCAGCTTAAGCGCATTGACCCTGATTTGGTCAATCTAACGCCTAAGCTGATTCGCTTCAACCATTAA
- a CDS encoding acyltransferase, with the protein MNNKEMTLNSERWNYIDLMEFFALFFVIMYHATLYNYNFLSDNKTIYYIRYFTRAIMSTCVPLFFFCNGYLLFNRPFDLQKHIIKTIKIILLTALWGIIGLIIFSVYTHTSLNLHDFIYNLITLNPLGWINHLWFMGILVLLYIFAPLLVKIFKSSVRNFKILLFIFFIIGFGIKAVGYTVYAIGIANNQNMPEIMQFAEHNIFRMTQFYAFPYFTLGGIVFHCKNAILKIKPLYRNLVSVLLIIANCCMLYLMAVFFTNHTATAEPWDIVWCGYDTVFTLLNVCCIFVLSLNYNHKFKLIKNISINTLGIFFIHNIVIRITIDKFVCHAFFQTLIGNIIYVLFVMLLSLVIVFLLGKIPILRKTISLR; encoded by the coding sequence ATGAATAACAAAGAAATGACACTTAATAGTGAAAGATGGAATTATATTGACTTAATGGAGTTTTTCGCATTATTCTTCGTAATAATGTATCATGCCACTCTTTATAACTATAATTTTCTTTCAGATAACAAAACTATTTATTATATCAGATATTTTACGAGAGCAATTATGTCAACTTGTGTTCCTCTTTTCTTTTTCTGTAATGGCTATCTTTTATTTAACAGGCCTTTTGATTTGCAAAAGCACATTATTAAAACCATTAAAATCATTTTGCTTACAGCTCTATGGGGCATTATAGGATTAATTATTTTTTCAGTTTATACACATACATCTTTAAATCTGCATGATTTTATATATAATTTGATTACTCTCAATCCACTCGGATGGATAAATCACTTATGGTTTATGGGTATTCTTGTTTTGTTATATATATTTGCACCACTACTTGTGAAAATATTCAAATCCAGTGTGAGAAATTTTAAAATTCTTTTGTTCATATTTTTTATTATAGGATTTGGTATCAAAGCTGTTGGATATACCGTATATGCTATTGGTATTGCAAATAATCAGAACATGCCTGAAATTATGCAGTTTGCTGAACATAATATTTTCAGAATGACACAGTTTTATGCATTCCCATATTTTACATTAGGTGGAATAGTATTTCATTGTAAAAACGCTATTTTAAAGATTAAACCATTATATAGAAACCTTGTTTCTGTGTTACTTATTATCGCAAATTGTTGTATGCTTTATTTAATGGCTGTTTTCTTTACAAATCATACTGCTACTGCCGAACCATGGGATATAGTCTGGTGTGGATATGACACTGTTTTTACTTTACTGAATGTATGCTGCATATTTGTATTATCACTAAATTACAATCATAAATTTAAACTTATAAAGAATATTTCCATAAATACATTAGGCATTTTCTTTATACATAATATTGTTATAAGGATCACAATTGATAAATTTGTTTGTCATGCATTTTTTCAAACTTTAATAGGAAATATTATTTACGTGTTGTTTGTCATGCTGCTTAGTTTGGTAATAGTATTTTTATTAGGTAAGATACCCATTTTAAGAAAGACCATTTCTTTAAGATAA
- a CDS encoding IS3 family transposase: MGCATQGEKAAIIKKLRENGYQLKYLLKAMHMARSTYYFEISRNDVIAERNQEILEEIKSVFVENKRRYGVRRVHQELINRGYQVNHKRVQRLMHEAGLAGKRPKEKYHSYKGEVGKIADNIIDRDFSTTLPLQKWITDVSQFNFSWGKCYISPVLDMNTNEIISYDLSMSPNLEQIKRMLNKAFEKFPSVEGLIFHSDQGWQYQHAYFRNALQEHGIIQSMSRKGNCYDNCIMETFFGRLKNEMYYGYEKNYSSFEEFSQAVAEYIDYYNNKRIQAKTKWMPPVQYRVASMCSA; the protein is encoded by the coding sequence ATGGGCTGCGCAACTCAAGGCGAAAAAGCAGCAATCATCAAAAAACTCAGAGAAAACGGATACCAATTAAAATATCTCCTTAAAGCAATGCACATGGCTAGATCTACTTACTATTTTGAGATTAGCAGAAACGATGTTATTGCCGAACGCAATCAAGAAATACTAGAAGAAATAAAAAGTGTTTTTGTTGAGAACAAGCGCAGGTATGGTGTAAGACGGGTTCACCAGGAACTTATTAATCGCGGGTATCAGGTGAACCATAAAAGAGTTCAGCGTCTTATGCATGAAGCAGGTCTAGCCGGAAAAAGGCCAAAGGAGAAATATCATTCTTATAAGGGTGAAGTTGGTAAGATTGCTGACAACATAATAGACAGGGATTTCAGTACAACTTTGCCTTTACAAAAATGGATCACAGATGTATCACAGTTCAATTTTTCATGGGGAAAGTGTTATATTTCTCCAGTGCTAGATATGAATACAAATGAAATCATCTCATATGATTTATCCATGAGTCCTAATCTTGAACAGATAAAAAGAATGCTGAATAAAGCATTTGAAAAATTTCCTTCAGTTGAAGGATTGATATTTCATTCAGATCAAGGCTGGCAGTATCAACATGCTTATTTTAGAAATGCTTTACAGGAACATGGCATTATACAATCCATGTCACGAAAAGGTAATTGTTATGATAATTGTATTATGGAGACATTCTTTGGACGATTAAAAAATGAAATGTATTATGGCTATGAAAAAAACTATTCTTCTTTCGAAGAATTTTCACAAGCGGTTGCAGAATATATAGATTATTATAATAACAAAAGAATTCAGGCAAAAACAAAATGGATGCCGCCTGTACAATACAGGGTGGCATCCATGTGTTCAGCCTAG